One Panicum virgatum strain AP13 chromosome 3N, P.virgatum_v5, whole genome shotgun sequence DNA segment encodes these proteins:
- the LOC120664214 gene encoding phosphoglycerate mutase-like protein AT74H has protein sequence MSHDTAARHPVATPQEAGGEEGGDHPSGGRASFELGGECRFCEMTRQHHPQCARRLPKRIILVRHGESQGNLDMSAYTTTPDYRIPLTALGAEQARAAGRGIRDVVASGGGNWKVYFYVSPYARTRATLREIGRAFPRDRIIGAREECRVREQDFGNFQVEERMRSVKETRQRFGRFFFRFPEGESAADVFDRVASFLESLWRDIDMGRLDQDPSCETNLVIVSHGLTSRVFLMKWFKWTVDQFERLNNFENCEFRVMQLGPGGEYSLLVHHTKEELEQWGMSREMIADQQWRASANRRSWAQECSSFIDSFFDDPKDSESSSEEEEEKENGKIKELE, from the exons ATGTCACACGACACGGCTGCGCGCCACCCCGTCGCAAccccgcaagaagcaggaggagaggaaggaggtgaCCACCCCTCCGGCGGCCGGGCCAGCTTCGAGTTGGGCGGCGAGTGCCGGTTCTGCGAGATGACGCGGCAGCACCACCCGCAGTGCGCGCGCCGGCTGCCCAAGCGGATCATCCTGGTCCGGCACGGCGAGAGCCAGGGGAACCTCGACATGTCGGCGTACACCACCACCCCCGACTACCGCATCCCGCTCACGGCGCTGGGCGCCGAGcaggcgcgcgccgccggccggggcatCCGCGACGTCGTGGCGTCGGGCGGCGGCAACTGGAAGGTCTACTTCTACGTGTCCCCCTACGCGCGCACCCGCGCCACGCTGCGGGAGATCGGCCGCGCCTTCCCGCGGGACCGCATCATCGGCGCCCGCGAGGAGTGCCGCGTCCGGGAGCAGGACTTCGGCAACTTCCAGGTCGAGGAGCGGATGCGCTCCGTCAAGGAGACCCGCCAGCGGTTCGGCCGCTTCTTCTTCCGGTTCCCCGAGGGCGAGTCCGCCGCCGACGTCTTCGACCGCGTCGCCA GCTTCCTGGAGTCGCTGTGGCGGGACATCGACATGGGGCGGCTGGATCAGGACCCGAGCTGCGAGACCAACCTGGTGATCGTGTCGCACGGGCTCACCTCGCGGGTGTTCCTCATGAAGTGGTTCAAGTGGACGGTGGACCAGTTCGAGCGCCTCAACAACTTCGAAAACTGCGAGTTCAGGGTGATGCAGCTGGGGCCCGGCGGCGAGTACTCCCTCCTCGTCCACCACACCAAGGAGGAGCTCGAGCAGTGGGGCATGTCGCGGGAGATGATCGCCGACCAGCAGTGGCGCGCCTCCGCCAACCGACGCAGCTGGGCCCAGGAGTGCTCCTCCTTCATCGACTCCTTCTTCGATGACCCCAAGGATTCAGAGAGCTCgtccgaggaggaagaagaaaaggagaatgGCAAGATCAAGGAACTGGAGTAA